A stretch of the Capsicum annuum cultivar UCD-10X-F1 chromosome 8, UCD10Xv1.1, whole genome shotgun sequence genome encodes the following:
- the LOC107839751 gene encoding uncharacterized protein LOC107839751, which translates to MAGKRVIAICQSGGEFETDKDGFLSYKGGDAHAMEMDEKLNFNDLKTEVAEMFNCSVDTMSVKYFLPGNRKTLITISNDKDLKRMIKFHGNSDTAEIYVMTEEAADLDFSNMPGSRSSRTTLSEMEVPVDAPPSVVEEDIVDDPNESGLLLDANFDVVGDTNNVDDTIAIEAELPGPVSFAAANYDEKNAKAAHQWQSYITGVGQRFNSVHEFRETLRKYAIANQFAFKYKKNDSHRVTVKCKAEGCPWRIHASRLSTTQLICIKKMNPTHTCEGAVLTNGYQATRSWVASIVKEKLKVFPNYKPKDIVTDIQKEFGIQLNYFQAWRGKEIAKEQLQGSYKEAYSQLPIFCEKVMETNPGSLATFTTKDDSSFHRLFVSFHASLYGFEQGCRPLLFLDSIFLKSKYQGTLLAATAADGNDGVFPVAFAIVDSESDDNWDWFLVQLRTALSMCRGITFVADREKGLRESIAEIFRGEDVVHGYCLRYLSEQLIRDVRGQFSHEVKRLLVEDLYGAAYAPNPEGFQRCVESIKSISLDAYNWVMQSEPICWANAFFRGMRYNHMTSNFGELFYGWVSDAHDLPITQMVDAIRGKIMELIYTRRTESSQWATRLTSSMEEKLEKESLKIGSLQVLMPNGSKFEVRGDTIEVVDIDNCDCSCRDWGLTGLPCCHAIAVLSCLGRDPYDYCARYFTADSYRSTYSESIHPIPSLERPRRKDASQAAVTVTPPPTRRPPGRPTTKKVGSHEVSRRQLQCSRCKGTGHNKSTCKEVLLES; encoded by the exons ATGGCCGGGAAGCGAGTGATAGCCATATGTCAGTCAGGTGGTGAATTTGAGACTGATAAAGATGGTTTCCTTTCATATAAAGGCGGAGATGCTCATGCTATGGAAATGGATGAAAAACTGAACTTTAATGATCTCAAGACGGAGGTAGCCGAGATGTTTAACTGCAGCGTTGATACTATGTCAGTTAAATATTTTCTCCCTGGAAACAGGAAGACACTTATAACAATCTCCAATGACAAAGACCTTAAGCGCATGATCAAATTCCATGGAAACTCTGATACTGCAGAGATCTATGTGATGACTGAAGAAGCTGCTGATCTTGATTTTTCAAACATGCCTGGCAGTAG GTCAAGCCGGACAACTTTATCAGAAATGGAGGTCCCAGTTGATGCTCCTCCGAGTGTTGTGGAGGAGGATATTGTGGATGACCCCAATGAGTCTGGCCTCTTGCTTGATGCCAATTTTGATGTTGTAGGCGATACGAACAACGTTGATGACACAATCGCGATAGAAGCTGAACTGCCTGGTCCTGTTTCATTTGCTGCTGCTAATTATGATGAGAAGAATGCTAAAGCTGCTCACCAGTGGCAGAGTTATATAACTGGTGTGGGACAAAGGTTTAATAGTGTACATGAATTTCGTGAGACATTGCGAAAATATGCTATTGCAAATCAATTTGCTTTCAAATACAAGAAGAACGATAGTCATCGAGTTACTGTAAAATGCAAAGCAGAGGGCTGTCCATGGAGAATTCATGCATCAAGATTGTCAACCACCCAGTTAATATGCATTAAAAAAATGAATCCTACCCATACCTGTGAAGGGGCTGTTTTGACTAATGGCTATCAGGCAACAAGGAGTTGGGTGGCTAGTATTGTAAAGGAGAAATTGAAAGTTTTCCCGAATTACAAGCCAAAGGACATTGTCACTGACATACAAAAGGAATTTGGAATCCAATTAAATTATTTCCAGGCATGGCGTGGTAAAGAGATTGCGAAGGAGCAGCTTCAGGGTTCGTATAAGGAGGCGTATAGTCAGCTGCCAATTTTTTGTGAAAAAGTGATGGAGACAAATCCTGGAAGTCTTGCAACTTTCACTACAAAGGATGACTCAAGCTTTCACAGGCTGTTTGTATCATTTCATGCTTCACTCTATGGCTTCGAACAAGGCTGCAGGCCCCTGCTTTTCCTTgatagtatatttttgaagtccAAATATCAAGGCACTCTGTTAGCAGCAACAGCTGCTGATGGGAATGATGGCGTTTTCCCTGTTGCTTTTGCCATAGTAGACTCAGAATCTGATGATAACTGGGATTGGTTCCTAGTACAGCTTAGAACTGCATTGTCAATGTGTCGTGGTATTACTTTCGTGGCTGATAGAGAGAAAGGGCTTAGAGAATCAATTGCTGAAATATTTCGGGGTGAGGATGTCGTTCATGGCTACTGTCTACGCTATCTTTCTGAACAACTTATCAGAGATGTAAGAGGGCAATTTTCTCATGAAGTCAAGCGCCTTTTGGTTGAGGATTTGTACGGTGCAGCTTATGCACCAAATCCTGAAGGCTTCCAGAGGTGTGTTGAAAGCATAAAAAGTATTTCATTAGATGCTTACAACTGGGTAATGCAGAGTGAGCCCATTTGCTGGGCAAATGCTTTCTTCCGTGGGATGCGATATAACCacatgacatcaaattttggggaGCTTTTCTATGGATGGGTATCAGATGCTCATGACTTGCCAATCACCCAGATGGTTGATGCAATAAGAGGTAAGATAATGGAGCTCATTTACACCCGGCGGACTGAGTCCAGTCAGTGGGCGACAAGGCTAACTTCATCTATGGAGGAAAAGCTAGAGAAAGAAAGCCTAAAAATTGGTTCTCTTCAAGTGTTGATGCCTAACGGTTCCAAATTTGAGGTCCGGGGGGATACCATAGAAGTAGTTGACATCGACAATTGTGACTGTAGTTGCAGAGATTGGGGGCTAACTGGCTTACCTTGTTGCCATGCCATAGCTGTCTTGAGTTGCCTTGGTCGTGATCCATACGACTATTGTGCCAGGTACTTTACTGCTGATAGTTACAGATCAACATATTCAGAGTCAATACATCCAATTCCAAGCTTAGAAAGGCCCAGGAGAAAAGATGCTTCTCAAGCTGCTGTAACAGTAACCCCTCCTCCCACCCGCCGTCCACCAGGGCGGCCAACTACTAAGAAGGTGGGTTCCCATGAAGTTTCTAGGCGTCAACTCCAATGTAGTAGATGCAAGGGTACAGGCCACAATAAGTCAACTTGCAAAGAGGTGTTACTGGAAAGCTAA